ATTGGAAGGTTCCTCTTGAAAGGTGTTCAAGTTGGACAGATTTGTAACTAGCTGACAGCTTTGTTGTTCTCATCCGTAGGGGCAATGTTGAAGCCCCTCCAAGGCAAAGCAGATCTCAGATTGATTTATACTCATGAAACATGTTATGCTTCGATTTACGAGTGCAGTGTATCTCAAATGGTATCATTTATATTTCTTCTTCTGTTTGAAATATTTCTTTTAACAtgcaaattatttttttctcaatatttcatgtatgatttttttttttttatctttaatgctCCCAAGCAAGCATGTTGGTGGATCCAAATTGCCATTACGTGCTCCAGCAGGAACCAATTCTAGCACATCGATCATGAAGGAACATCATATTAGTACAGGGTAGAAGTTGCACCATTCGGCTGGTATTTTTGCCCGGGCAAGCCATGTATGTGCATGTCAGTGTTATCATGTAGACGTCAACGAAGACCTCATCCTTTCCCCTTGGGATCATTACGTGGTGGCTCATAGTCTCTTTAAGCTTTAAGATGAAGTACTAAGAGGACGGACGGTCCTACTAAACAAAGCTGATGATGCATCACCGCAAAAGGGTAAAAATACCAAACCGAACGTGTACAAGCCCACTTCGATAATAACAAAAATTAATTTGTCTAATTGTattacaaaaacaaaaaacaaaggaTAACTGATGATAAAAAGAGGTTTATATTTCTACAAGGGGTGATGCGACCGGCGGAGCCCGTTCGCCGGTGCGAACAACCCCAAGAGCTCTTGCCGGTACGGTAAGAATGACCGCCGTGGTCCCCTCGCCGCCTTCTCGCTTGCTCCCTTGCCATAGTACAGCCGGTGGGCGGTGGCCACATCCGTCGCCGCCACCCGCCCGTCATTCTTCGCCCCCTTCCCTCCCCCCGCTGACCTCGCCGCTTTAAGACTCGGGCTCGGGATCTTTTTTGTCGCCGGCGACGGTGGCGCCGCCTCGAGGAAGACGAACTTCTCCTTCCCGTCGCTGTGGCTTCGGCCAACCATCATATCCCTGAGCCGCCACCGCAGTGACGACCCGGTGGACGCGCTCTTCTTGCACGGGTCGGGCTTCGGCGCGCGGCACTCCTCCGTCGTCGGCGGCTCCGCCGACGAGAATAACTCTGTCCCCCTCTCCTCCATCAGGAGCTGCCTAAGCGGGATCTGGACGGCCATTCCCTCCACGGCCGCCGGCTCGTCCGCAGCGGACAGGGGAAGGAGGAGGTCGCGGTTGAAGAGCGGGTAGGCGGGAATGATCCTGCCGCCGGAAAAGATCTCGTCTGCGGCGACGGAGGTTTCGGTATCGGGGTTTCTCACTACGAACGTAAACTCGAATTCCTCGCtggagtcgtcgtcgtcgtcttcgtctTCTTCATGCTTGTCCGAAGCCTCTGGCGGTCCGATCTGGTGTGCGGAAGCATCGTGAAGGATGGCAGAGCCAGAGCCATCGTGCGccagctcctcctcctccgcggaGGTGGAGGCCCCGAGGGATGGCTTCTCGGGGAGTGCCGTCGTCATCTCTCTTCTTCCGCTGCGTCGTAGAAGACGGGAGAAGGTCCCGCGTTTATAAGGAGCCAAGTGTTGGATGTCTCCGT
This Musa acuminata AAA Group cultivar baxijiao chromosome BXJ1-2, Cavendish_Baxijiao_AAA, whole genome shotgun sequence DNA region includes the following protein-coding sequences:
- the LOC135612181 gene encoding uncharacterized protein LOC135612181, with the protein product MTTALPEKPSLGASTSAEEEELAHDGSGSAILHDASAHQIGPPEASDKHEEDEDDDDDSSEEFEFTFVVRNPDTETSVAADEIFSGGRIIPAYPLFNRDLLLPLSAADEPAAVEGMAVQIPLRQLLMEERGTELFSSAEPPTTEECRAPKPDPCKKSASTGSSLRWRLRDMMVGRSHSDGKEKFVFLEAAPPSPATKKIPSPSLKAARSAGGGKGAKNDGRVAATDVATAHRLYYGKGASEKAARGPRRSFLPYRQELLGLFAPANGLRRSHHPL